One window of the Marinilactibacillus sp. Marseille-P9653 genome contains the following:
- a CDS encoding DEAD/DEAH box helicase, producing MKFSELNIAPEILKSVEGMGFEETTPIQEKTIPLALEGKDVIGQAQTGTGKTAAFGIPMLQKIDPSNRNVQGLIIAPTRELAIQTQEEIFRLSKDKRVRVTCVYGGADIRRQIKQIQGGAQIVVGTPGRLLDHIRRRTLKLDKVETLVLDEADEMLNMGFIEDIESIIKEVPSERQTLLFSATMPTPIKRIAERFMKSPETVAIKTKTLSATTIDQYFTKARDNEKFDILTRLIDVQNPTSAIIFGRTKRRVDELAKGLEMRGYQAEGIHGDLSQSKRMSVLSDFKKGKMDILVATDVAARGLDVSGLTHVYNYDVPQDPESYVHRIGRTGRAGEKGVSVTFVTPQEMGYLRTIENLTKQEITSLRPPTNDEAIESQLESAMEDIRKTIVENGLDKYHTAAEKLLSAYSSEDIAAALVKTMIKDSTEVPVTITPQRPLPNKDRKRSGGGSGKGGNRNRNGRSGNSNNKRTGRRGDGKGRSEGSSRRNNYRKDRGSSTNKDNS from the coding sequence TTGAAATTTAGCGAATTAAACATTGCACCAGAGATATTGAAATCAGTAGAGGGTATGGGATTTGAAGAAACAACCCCAATCCAGGAAAAAACAATACCATTAGCCTTAGAAGGCAAAGATGTCATTGGACAAGCTCAAACGGGTACAGGTAAAACTGCCGCTTTCGGTATTCCAATGTTACAGAAAATCGATCCAAGCAACCGCAACGTTCAAGGTTTAATCATTGCACCGACTCGCGAGTTAGCTATCCAGACACAGGAAGAAATTTTCCGTTTGAGTAAAGATAAACGTGTACGAGTAACTTGTGTTTATGGTGGAGCGGATATTAGAAGACAGATCAAACAAATCCAAGGTGGCGCACAAATCGTCGTAGGAACTCCTGGACGTTTGCTAGACCACATCAGACGTAGAACTCTGAAACTAGATAAAGTTGAAACACTTGTTTTAGATGAAGCAGATGAGATGCTGAATATGGGATTCATTGAAGATATTGAATCTATCATCAAAGAAGTACCTTCAGAGCGTCAGACACTATTATTCTCAGCAACAATGCCAACACCTATTAAACGTATCGCAGAACGTTTCATGAAATCACCTGAAACAGTTGCGATTAAAACAAAAACATTGTCTGCTACAACAATCGATCAATACTTCACTAAAGCACGTGACAATGAGAAGTTTGATATCTTAACTCGTTTAATCGATGTTCAAAATCCAACTTCAGCAATCATCTTCGGTAGAACGAAACGCCGTGTTGATGAATTAGCTAAAGGTTTGGAAATGCGCGGATACCAAGCTGAAGGAATCCACGGAGACCTTTCACAAAGTAAACGTATGAGCGTATTGAGCGACTTTAAAAAAGGTAAAATGGATATTTTAGTAGCAACAGATGTTGCAGCACGTGGATTAGATGTTTCAGGTTTAACACACGTTTATAACTATGATGTTCCTCAAGATCCAGAAAGCTACGTTCACCGTATTGGACGTACTGGTCGTGCAGGTGAAAAAGGCGTTTCTGTAACGTTTGTAACACCTCAAGAGATGGGTTATCTACGTACAATTGAAAACCTAACGAAGCAAGAAATTACTTCTCTTCGTCCACCAACAAATGACGAAGCAATCGAAAGCCAGCTTGAGTCTGCTATGGAAGATATCCGTAAAACAATCGTGGAAAACGGTTTGGATAAATACCATACTGCAGCTGAAAAACTATTGAGTGCTTACTCGTCAGAGGATATTGCAGCAGCTTTGGTCAAAACAATGATCAAGGATTCTACTGAAGTACCTGTAACGATCACACCTCAAAGACCTCTACCAAACAAAGATCGTAAACGTAGTGGTGGCGGTAGTGGAAAAGGCGGCAATCGTAATAGAAATGGCCGTAGCGGAAATAGTAACAACAAGCGTACTGGTAGACGTGGTGATGGAAAAGGACGTAGCGAAGGTAGCAGTCGTCGTAATAACTATCGTAAAGACCGTGGTAGCAGCACGAATAAAGACAACAGCTAA
- the acpS gene encoding holo-ACP synthase, whose protein sequence is MIVGIGLDLVDISRIRKACEKRESFPSRVLTRNELQVYEQLKGTRKEEFLAGRFSAKEAFSKALGTGIGKVGFQDIEIMNSPSGKPEITHSPFTGNTWITITHTEKTAAAQVILERN, encoded by the coding sequence ATGATTGTAGGAATTGGGCTAGATCTTGTAGATATTTCAAGAATCAGGAAAGCCTGTGAAAAAAGAGAAAGTTTTCCATCTCGTGTTTTGACTCGAAATGAACTTCAGGTTTATGAGCAATTGAAAGGCACGCGCAAAGAAGAATTCCTTGCAGGGAGATTTTCAGCGAAAGAGGCTTTTTCTAAAGCGTTAGGAACAGGTATTGGTAAAGTCGGGTTTCAGGATATTGAGATAATGAATAGTCCTTCCGGAAAACCGGAAATTACGCACTCTCCGTTTACCGGGAATACTTGGATTACTATAACACATACGGAAAAAACCGCTGCAGCACAGGTGATATTAGAGAGAAATTGA
- a CDS encoding type II toxin-antitoxin system PemK/MazF family toxin encodes MVKRGDIYYADLSPVVGSEQGGMRPVLIIQNNVGNKYSPTVIVAAITTKIQKGKMPTHIEVGADQGLEKNSVVLLEQIRTIDKQRLRDKVTHLNANIMDSVDEALSISVGLSNKYKHI; translated from the coding sequence ATGGTTAAGCGGGGAGATATTTACTATGCGGATCTATCGCCGGTAGTTGGGTCGGAGCAAGGCGGAATGAGGCCAGTCTTGATTATCCAGAACAATGTCGGTAATAAGTATAGTCCAACTGTTATCGTTGCAGCGATTACAACGAAGATTCAAAAAGGTAAAATGCCAACGCATATTGAGGTTGGAGCAGATCAAGGACTTGAGAAAAATTCTGTTGTATTATTGGAGCAGATACGAACAATTGATAAACAGAGACTCAGAGATAAAGTGACACATTTAAATGCAAATATAATGGATTCTGTGGACGAGGCGCTATCTATCAGTGTAGGACTATCTAATAAATATAAACATATTTGA
- a CDS encoding QueT transporter family protein: MKTKQWVLNAIIGALYVVITLIIAPLGFGAIQVRLSEMLNHLVTFDKKYAYGIGVGVIIANIILSPFGVYDWVLGGGHTIVSFIVVIFLTRNMVSIKKKMVVNTIVFSVFTFMIAFLIMLSGAEEAFWILYLSLFISQFVTMVIGIPLMLFIDRKINFRQQMK, translated from the coding sequence TTGAAAACAAAACAATGGGTATTAAATGCTATTATAGGAGCTTTGTATGTAGTGATCACACTCATCATTGCACCTCTAGGTTTTGGAGCGATACAGGTACGCTTATCTGAGATGTTGAATCACCTGGTAACTTTTGATAAGAAATATGCATACGGTATCGGCGTTGGTGTAATCATTGCGAATATTATACTATCGCCATTTGGAGTATATGATTGGGTACTTGGTGGAGGACATACAATCGTTTCCTTTATTGTAGTCATTTTCTTAACGAGAAATATGGTATCAATCAAAAAGAAAATGGTCGTCAATACAATTGTATTTTCTGTTTTCACTTTTATGATTGCTTTTCTAATTATGCTAAGTGGTGCAGAAGAAGCTTTTTGGATTCTTTACCTATCACTTTTCATCAGTCAATTCGTAACAATGGTAATTGGGATTCCCTTAATGCTGTTTATAGATCGTAAAATCAATTTTAGACAACAAATGAAGTAA
- the cbpA gene encoding cyclic di-AMP binding protein CbpA, translating to MLIKQLSVPKNVVNTISEKATLQESIELLEETGYRCVPVLDESGKIFRGNIYKMHIYRHKANGGDMSLPVTHLLKNATKYVHLNSSFFKIFFMIKDLPYITVLDDNNHFYGILTHSSLIDLLQQSWSIDQGSYVLTIATPGQKGDLTSITKIINRYCSIMSCITLDVKRENMVRRTIMTLEPGVSEKTLEELTHNLERKGFKVVGTEDLHNN from the coding sequence ATGCTAATTAAACAGTTATCTGTACCAAAAAATGTTGTAAATACCATTTCGGAAAAAGCAACGTTACAAGAGTCGATCGAACTATTAGAAGAAACAGGTTATCGATGTGTACCTGTATTAGACGAAAGTGGTAAAATCTTCCGCGGAAACATCTATAAAATGCACATTTATCGCCATAAAGCGAACGGCGGAGACATGAGTCTTCCGGTTACTCACTTGCTTAAGAATGCGACAAAATATGTGCACTTAAATTCTTCTTTCTTCAAAATATTCTTTATGATTAAAGATCTTCCTTATATTACTGTTTTAGATGATAACAATCACTTCTATGGTATTTTAACGCATAGTTCTTTGATTGACCTTCTGCAACAATCTTGGAGTATTGATCAAGGAAGTTATGTGCTGACGATTGCAACGCCTGGGCAAAAGGGAGATTTAACGTCAATCACAAAGATTATCAATCGCTACTGCTCAATCATGAGTTGTATAACTCTAGACGTTAAACGTGAAAACATGGTTCGTCGTACAATTATGACATTAGAACCAGGTGTTTCAGAAAAAACACTAGAAGAATTGACTCATAATCTGGAACGTAAAGGATTCAAAGTGGTTGGAACGGAAGATCTTCACAACAACTAA
- a CDS encoding O-methyltransferase, which produces MHKINEMMDRPVVNEEVRNFLRSAQKQLDGKLGTIEKEAHEKRVPIIPHETVAFFVWLFSQINPKEILEIGTAIGFSAGLMAKYTSEESKITTIDRNPVMLEKAKANFKTLGIEERVTLLEGQADEWLEKLKEDQYDFIFMDSAKAKYYDFFPDCMRVLKEGGILAVDDVLQGGTILENVKDIPRRRRKIHKKLNAFLEIVLDHPALDTTLLPLGDGLLLITKKEDYDFSFMKEKESDSNDSM; this is translated from the coding sequence ATGCATAAAATTAATGAAATGATGGATCGACCAGTCGTGAATGAAGAAGTCAGAAATTTTTTGAGATCTGCACAAAAACAATTAGATGGTAAGCTAGGGACGATAGAAAAAGAAGCCCATGAGAAACGAGTTCCTATCATTCCGCATGAAACGGTTGCTTTTTTTGTATGGTTATTCAGTCAAATTAATCCAAAAGAAATATTAGAGATTGGAACAGCAATTGGATTCTCTGCTGGATTGATGGCTAAATATACAAGTGAAGAAAGTAAGATTACGACAATAGATCGAAATCCGGTTATGCTTGAAAAGGCCAAAGCGAATTTTAAAACACTAGGAATTGAAGAAAGAGTTACTCTTCTTGAAGGACAAGCGGATGAATGGCTAGAGAAACTTAAAGAAGATCAGTATGATTTTATTTTTATGGATAGTGCTAAAGCAAAATATTATGATTTCTTCCCAGATTGTATGCGTGTTTTAAAAGAAGGTGGTATCTTGGCAGTCGATGATGTACTTCAAGGTGGCACGATACTGGAAAATGTAAAGGATATTCCAAGAAGAAGAAGAAAGATTCATAAAAAATTGAATGCTTTTCTTGAGATTGTATTGGATCATCCGGCACTAGATACAACATTACTTCCATTAGGGGATGGGCTATTACTGATTACAAAAAAGGAAGACTATGATTTTTCATTCATGAAAGAAAAAGAATCTGATTCAAACGATTCAATGTAA
- a CDS encoding glycosyltransferase family 4 protein: MLKLNMLSSAEKVKGQGVGSAYREFINLLNKDDSNTYELTINKNIKADITHYHTVDFGFYLSTFSRKKRGIRVGHVHFLPEKLEGSLQLPFLVEKIFNRYLLSFYKRMDGLVVVNPAFIPKLEAHGIKKEKITYIPNFVAKKDFYPMDIQGKLATRETLNIPEDTFVVIGAGQIQHRKGILDFIAVSKQLPQVQFIWVGGFSFGKMTAGYEELKNIFDHPPKNVHFTGIIDRALMNDYYNASDLLFMPSYNELFPMTILEAMSSGLPILTRDLELYEAILEGCYIKGRTIADFAASIEQLRLNQDHYQDTRRKARKGAQYYSEERLWSIWRDYYHEIYRN; encoded by the coding sequence ATGCTTAAACTAAATATGCTGTCATCAGCAGAAAAAGTTAAGGGCCAAGGCGTTGGTTCAGCTTATAGAGAATTTATCAACTTACTGAATAAGGATGACTCAAATACATATGAATTAACAATTAATAAAAATATAAAAGCCGATATTACACATTACCATACAGTAGATTTTGGGTTTTATCTTTCTACATTCTCCAGAAAAAAACGAGGGATAAGAGTAGGTCATGTCCACTTTTTACCGGAAAAACTGGAAGGTAGTCTACAGTTACCTTTTCTTGTAGAGAAAATTTTCAATAGATACCTACTCTCATTTTATAAAAGAATGGATGGATTGGTTGTCGTCAATCCTGCTTTTATCCCTAAATTAGAAGCACATGGAATCAAGAAGGAAAAAATAACGTATATTCCAAATTTTGTAGCAAAAAAAGATTTCTATCCTATGGATATTCAGGGAAAACTGGCTACTAGAGAAACATTGAATATACCAGAAGACACGTTCGTGGTGATTGGAGCTGGACAAATCCAGCATCGTAAAGGGATACTAGATTTTATTGCTGTCTCAAAACAACTCCCTCAAGTTCAATTTATCTGGGTAGGAGGATTTTCGTTCGGAAAAATGACTGCAGGATACGAAGAATTGAAAAATATTTTTGATCATCCGCCGAAGAATGTCCATTTTACAGGTATTATTGATCGTGCTTTGATGAATGATTATTATAATGCATCAGATTTATTATTTATGCCTTCTTATAATGAACTGTTTCCAATGACCATTTTGGAAGCCATGAGTAGTGGTCTTCCTATTTTAACCAGAGATTTAGAGTTATACGAGGCTATATTGGAAGGATGCTATATTAAAGGACGTACAATAGCTGATTTTGCGGCCTCTATTGAGCAATTAAGGTTGAATCAAGATCATTACCAGGATACAAGAAGGAAAGCGCGTAAGGGAGCACAATATTACTCTGAAGAGCGACTTTGGAGTATATGGAGGGACTATTATCATGAAATCTATAGGAATTGA
- a CDS encoding lysylphosphatidylglycerol synthase transmembrane domain-containing protein, producing MKSIGIELKKNKLISLFLVLGVSIGYIIFRFRDINVHAAVENLRQVEVRWLFIGMLVMCAYWFLEAMVLRRITRKVDSPQTVWESVKITMIGQFFNTITPFASGGQPAQLFLMKKNGISVGVGSSILLIKFIIFQSMLVLSSFIVLIFGFGYLQNNSIPKLSLLIMIGFILNTVVIITLVTIAKSKRVAFFIAHSALRPVSFFVKKERYELWKAKLDRKLLSFHEESNRMSFDLKLLFQCSLLTIAQLSLFLSIPFFIIQGLGIENVNLFQVIAFHAFIMMFSSLVPIPGGSGGAEYSFSLLFGLILQPTILILCLIFWRIITYYSCLIFGAFFFFAKRDEVNAHTLEQ from the coding sequence ATGAAATCTATAGGAATTGAATTAAAGAAAAATAAGTTGATAAGCTTGTTTTTGGTTCTTGGTGTCAGCATTGGCTATATTATATTTCGTTTTAGAGATATTAATGTACATGCTGCGGTAGAAAATTTACGACAAGTAGAAGTTAGATGGTTATTCATAGGTATGCTCGTTATGTGTGCTTACTGGTTTTTAGAAGCTATGGTGCTTCGAAGAATCACTAGAAAAGTTGATAGTCCTCAAACGGTTTGGGAGTCTGTCAAAATTACAATGATCGGACAATTTTTCAATACCATTACACCATTTGCTAGTGGAGGACAACCTGCTCAATTATTTCTGATGAAAAAAAATGGGATATCTGTTGGTGTAGGTAGTTCGATTTTACTAATAAAGTTTATCATTTTTCAATCGATGCTCGTTTTGAGTTCATTTATTGTGTTAATCTTTGGTTTTGGTTATTTGCAAAATAATTCTATTCCCAAATTGAGTTTGTTGATCATGATCGGCTTTATTTTAAATACAGTCGTGATCATTACGCTTGTAACAATCGCAAAAAGTAAACGAGTCGCCTTTTTTATTGCCCATTCAGCATTGAGGCCGGTATCTTTTTTCGTTAAAAAAGAACGGTACGAGCTATGGAAAGCAAAATTGGATCGTAAGCTCCTTTCATTTCATGAGGAAAGTAATCGAATGAGTTTTGATTTAAAGTTGTTGTTCCAGTGTAGTCTATTGACGATAGCACAGTTAAGTTTATTTTTAAGTATTCCATTTTTCATCATACAAGGACTAGGCATTGAAAACGTTAATTTATTTCAAGTTATTGCGTTTCATGCATTTATCATGATGTTTTCCTCATTGGTTCCTATACCAGGAGGGAGTGGTGGAGCTGAGTACAGTTTTTCTTTGCTATTTGGCTTGATTCTTCAACCAACTATATTGATACTGTGTCTGATATTCTGGCGCATCATCACATATTATAGTTGTTTGATTTTTGGTGCTTTTTTCTTTTTTGCTAAAAGAGATGAAGTTAACGCACATACTCTTGAACAATAA
- a CDS encoding cation:proton antiporter has protein sequence MEFNTMFYVALMLLIGSLFGRVAAMIKLPTVTGYIFGGLLIGPSFFHIMPETVIDNMEIISEIALAFISFTIGLSFKASYLRRVGLTPLIIAAIESTLAAVLVAGSLMLIGSDTAFSLIMGAIAAATAPTSILLVMKEYSAKGPVSEMLKSVAALDDATALILFGFCSTAVRIMVNTSGESINVLSSIFQPILSVFIALAVGAAVGFAMKYPLKYTKTSGQKLGLLIAFVFLSSSISVGFGVSELLSAMMTGTVLTNISSDAPQMGEFSDRITPPIFILFFVLAGAQLDIHIIPTVGLIGIMYIIFRVVGKFSGAYIGALLTHSPKVVRNYLGFMLLPQAGVGIGLIAISAGILPEYADQIRTVVLSATLLYEFSGPVITKLVLRKTGEISTIPSNVQEAADF, from the coding sequence TTGGAATTCAACACTATGTTTTACGTGGCTCTGATGTTACTTATAGGGTCTTTATTCGGTCGCGTAGCCGCTATGATTAAATTACCAACCGTTACAGGCTATATTTTTGGAGGCTTGTTGATTGGTCCATCATTTTTCCATATCATGCCCGAAACCGTTATAGATAATATGGAGATTATATCTGAAATTGCTTTAGCTTTTATATCTTTTACCATCGGACTATCATTCAAGGCAAGTTACTTGAGAAGAGTTGGTTTGACTCCACTGATTATTGCTGCCATTGAATCTACATTAGCAGCGGTGCTAGTGGCTGGTTCGTTGATGCTCATAGGGAGTGACACAGCATTTTCCCTGATTATGGGCGCAATCGCTGCAGCAACCGCACCAACTTCAATTTTACTCGTTATGAAAGAGTACAGCGCAAAAGGACCAGTATCTGAAATGCTCAAAAGTGTAGCAGCTCTAGATGATGCCACTGCACTCATTTTGTTTGGATTTTGTTCTACTGCGGTTAGAATAATGGTGAATACTTCCGGTGAAAGTATCAACGTCCTATCTTCAATTTTCCAACCAATCTTAAGCGTCTTTATTGCATTGGCGGTAGGTGCTGCTGTTGGTTTCGCTATGAAGTATCCTTTGAAATACACGAAAACGTCTGGGCAAAAGCTTGGTTTGTTGATTGCTTTCGTGTTTTTATCTAGTAGTATCTCGGTTGGATTTGGCGTCTCAGAGTTGCTTTCAGCTATGATGACTGGTACTGTGCTTACGAATATTTCAAGCGATGCACCACAGATGGGGGAATTTTCTGATCGTATTACACCTCCAATCTTCATATTATTTTTTGTATTAGCTGGTGCACAGTTAGATATTCATATCATTCCAACTGTCGGATTAATTGGAATTATGTATATCATTTTCCGCGTTGTCGGAAAATTCTCAGGGGCTTATATCGGGGCTTTATTAACGCATTCCCCTAAAGTCGTCAGAAACTATCTTGGCTTTATGCTGTTACCTCAAGCAGGTGTCGGAATTGGATTGATTGCCATTTCAGCTGGTATTTTACCTGAGTATGCTGATCAAATCAGAACCGTCGTTTTAAGTGCAACGTTGCTTTATGAATTTTCTGGACCTGTCATCACTAAACTCGTTTTGCGTAAAACCGGTGAAATTAGTACCATCCCGTCAAATGTACAAGAAGCTGCAGATTTTTAA
- a CDS encoding GNAT family N-acetyltransferase — MDFTKGKNRFYKEEEGKLLAEITFIPKDNVAAIDHTFVDPSLRGQGIAEQLVDTVVEDMEKQGKKIKAVCPYVVELFKRKSDKYKTINVDA, encoded by the coding sequence ATGGATTTTACTAAAGGAAAAAATCGATTCTACAAAGAAGAAGAAGGGAAGTTGCTTGCGGAAATCACTTTTATTCCTAAGGATAATGTCGCTGCAATAGATCATACATTCGTAGATCCTTCTTTGAGAGGCCAGGGAATAGCGGAACAATTAGTAGATACAGTAGTGGAAGATATGGAGAAACAAGGAAAGAAAATCAAGGCGGTTTGTCCGTATGTAGTTGAACTATTTAAGAGAAAATCTGACAAATACAAGACAATCAATGTAGATGCGTAA
- the cdaA gene encoding diadenylate cyclase CdaA, producing MPFDLLSDFDWSHLWTFRTAINIVDIMIVAFFIYQLIKIVRGTRAIELLKGIGVILLLKLFSAVLQLNTTEFIVNFVIQWSALALIIIFQPELRRGLEHLGRGSVFGRRRKSNPSEVVVEDLAQAIQYMSKRRIGALISIEMESGLDEYIKTGISIGADISSELLINIFIPNTPLHDGAVIIKDFKVMTAASYLPLSESPAIPKKLGTRHRAAIGLSEVTDAITLIVSEETGEISIARGGNLITEMSSNDVVNYLNKELVMSEKEKETQGPLQRVIDSVRKGVSGK from the coding sequence ATGCCCTTTGATTTATTATCGGACTTTGACTGGTCGCACTTGTGGACCTTTAGAACAGCTATCAATATTGTAGATATTATGATCGTAGCATTCTTTATCTATCAGTTGATTAAAATTGTCCGTGGTACAAGAGCGATTGAGTTGCTCAAAGGTATAGGGGTAATATTATTACTTAAATTATTTAGTGCCGTATTACAATTGAATACAACAGAATTCATCGTGAATTTTGTCATTCAATGGTCTGCTTTGGCTTTGATTATTATTTTCCAGCCAGAATTAAGACGTGGACTAGAGCATTTAGGTAGAGGTTCTGTATTTGGTAGAAGAAGGAAAAGTAATCCAAGTGAAGTCGTTGTAGAGGATTTGGCACAAGCTATTCAGTATATGAGTAAAAGACGGATTGGTGCATTGATTTCTATTGAAATGGAAAGTGGTTTGGATGAATATATTAAAACAGGTATATCGATTGGAGCAGATATTTCCTCTGAACTTTTGATCAATATTTTTATTCCAAATACACCATTACACGATGGTGCAGTCATTATCAAAGATTTCAAGGTTATGACTGCAGCGAGTTATTTACCATTATCTGAGAGTCCAGCGATTCCTAAAAAGCTAGGAACAAGGCATAGAGCTGCGATTGGACTATCGGAAGTTACGGATGCGATTACGTTAATTGTTTCTGAAGAAACCGGAGAGATTAGTATCGCCCGTGGCGGAAACCTCATTACTGAAATGAGTAGTAACGATGTTGTGAATTATTTAAATAAAGAATTAGTGATGAGTGAAAAAGAAAAAGAGACACAAGGACCGCTACAAAGAGTCATTGACTCCGTTCGGAAAGGGGTGTCTGGCAAATGA
- a CDS encoding YbbR-like domain-containing protein, with protein MKWNLDNNWVTRFIALFFAILLFSFVYYEEASRNLSTNPTDGASITSTEVITNMPIDINVDRDRYFVAGIPETATIRLEGPQAILTQTLATQNFNIVTPDLNELGPGSHTVRLEAEGISSQLDYSISPSDFSLTVEEKRVEEHDVRVEFNDSTHLAEGYRAGTPVLSSERVRISGAESTMDEIADVMVVVVPEDSGVTDDIDMTLNVLVLNDMGDPLNVNIDPQQIDVTIPVEGTQRTVPIVLRETGTVDENYTYALEIAQGEPENIKVTGETDALEALNNFSVEVDVSGITESTVRTVPLKLPEDITETDPEELEVLIRVTTGDEEASTDEGTSE; from the coding sequence ATGAAATGGAACTTGGATAACAACTGGGTAACACGCTTCATTGCGCTGTTCTTTGCGATTTTATTGTTTTCATTTGTTTACTACGAAGAAGCTTCTAGAAATTTATCAACCAACCCAACAGATGGTGCCAGTATTACAAGTACCGAGGTTATTACAAATATGCCGATCGATATCAATGTTGATCGCGATCGCTATTTTGTAGCTGGAATACCAGAAACGGCAACGATTCGTCTGGAAGGACCGCAGGCGATATTAACGCAGACACTAGCTACTCAGAATTTTAATATCGTTACACCTGATTTAAATGAATTAGGTCCTGGGTCACATACGGTTCGCTTAGAAGCAGAAGGCATCAGTAGTCAATTAGATTATAGTATCAGTCCATCTGATTTTTCTTTAACAGTTGAAGAAAAAAGGGTTGAAGAACACGATGTGCGCGTTGAGTTCAATGACTCAACTCATTTAGCTGAAGGATATAGAGCAGGTACACCTGTTTTATCTTCTGAAAGAGTTCGAATTTCCGGAGCTGAGTCAACGATGGATGAGATTGCAGATGTAATGGTGGTTGTTGTACCAGAAGATAGTGGCGTGACAGATGATATAGATATGACTTTAAATGTTTTAGTTTTAAATGATATGGGAGATCCTTTGAATGTAAACATTGATCCTCAGCAAATTGACGTGACGATTCCTGTTGAAGGCACGCAAAGAACGGTTCCTATCGTTTTAAGAGAAACAGGGACAGTGGATGAAAATTACACTTATGCACTTGAAATTGCACAAGGAGAACCAGAAAATATCAAAGTAACGGGAGAAACAGATGCTCTGGAGGCGCTGAATAACTTCTCGGTAGAAGTAGATGTTTCAGGCATTACTGAATCAACGGTTCGAACAGTACCTTTGAAATTACCTGAGGATATCACGGAAACAGATCCTGAAGAGCTGGAAGTGTTGATTAGAGTGACAACAGGTGATGAGGAAGCTTCAACGGATGAAGGCACTTCAGAATAA